The genomic DNA TTTTTTATATGGTAGGAAATGACGATTCAAAACAGCTCTTTTTTAAAGGTGTGTTTGGGGCTTCAGAGAAGCTGTGGTCGATTTCCCGGAGTTTATCGTAATCCCGTTTTCTATCCACCCGGTGCTTATGGCATTTACCCTTATGTATTCTTCATTATTATATTCTCAAGTATATCCGCCACATCCTCACAGGCGTCGCAGCATTTTTCCAGATAGTGGTATGTCATGTCCCAGCCCAAGAGCTCCTTGCAATTATCGCAGTGGACGTATATATTCCTGGTGGCTTCCGTATAAAGGGCATCTCCTTCCTCTTCCAGCTTATTCACTTCCACAATGAGCCGGTGAAGTTTTTCCGACTTCCTGAAGTTGGGGAATTCTTCGAAAGCCTCTTTCAGCAAATGACAAGCCCTCACCACTACCTTTACCATCATTATGGCGTATTCTTTTATCTCCTGAATGTTGTACATATAGATTCTAATCAGAACATCCTCTATCATGTCCGTCAGGGTATCTATGGCATTTGCAAGGGCCATGATATCTTCTCGCTCGATAGGGGTTATGAATTCGCGGGCGAGTTTTTTTATCATTTTATGCCTCAATTCGTCCGCGCTGTGTTCGATAAGGTGCATTTCCTTGATTTTAGCCCGCACATTTTGCCTTTTGAAATTGCTCATGACGCTGTTTAGTAATTCAGCAGCTTTTAATGAGTAATCTATCATTTCTACAAAAGTCTCGTAATAATAGTTCACGTTTTTCTTGCGCTTCATGACCTTTCCCTTTCCATATTTTTTAAAAAACTTTCATAAACGCAAGAGCCATCAAAAAGCTTATCAGTCCGCAGCCGGGAAACGTCAAAACCCAGGCGAGGAACATTTCCTTTACTATCCCCCAGTTTACGGCGGATATGCGCTTTGCGGCCCCCACGCCCATTATGGCGGTCGTCTTGGTGTGGGTCGTGCTGACCGGAAGTCCGAACACTGAGGCTATGAAAAGACATATAACGCCTGCCAAATCTGCGGAAAAACCCTGGTACGTTTCCAGCTTCACCATGTCTAACCCGATGGATTTAATAATCCGCATGCCGCCGAGCGACGTGCCAAGAGCAATTACCAAAGAGCACAAGACAATGAGCCATAAGGGGATGACGAATTTAGTGACAGAAGCCTGTCCTTGGGCAAGAAATATTCCCAGCATGAAAACGCCCATGAATTTTTGTCCGTCCTGGGCGCCGTGCATAAATGCCATCCCCGCCGCACTTATTATCTGCGCAAACCTTAAAGGCGTATACAATTTTCTCCTGTTAAAACCTCTCAGTACAATCTCGGTGGTTTTTACCGTTGCCCACCCTGTGAAGAAACCCAAAAACAGGGAAAGTCCAAGGCCGTATATGACCTTTATCCATTCGGCTGGATTAATGCCTCCTATCCCACCTTGAAGAGCTATGGCAGCCCCGCTTACTCCGGCTATGAGGGCATGGCTCTCGCTGGTCGGTATGCCGAACCACCACGCCGCGGTGGCCCAGAGCACAATGGCAAAAAGTGCTGCGCAAAGCGCCACGAGGGCATTGCGGGCATCTGCCCCGAAATCCACCATGTTGTAAATGGTCTCGGCGACCATGGGATTCATGATGGTCATGACGAACCCGCCGATGAAATTGAACACGGCAGCCATGACTATAGCCGCTCTAGGGCTTATCGAACGGGTCGATATACAGGTTGCGATGGCATTTGTCGCATCGGTCCATCCGTTTACGAAAATGACCCCCATCATCAGGAGCACGGTTATCATCAAAGCCTTATTCGAAAGCACATGACCTAAAAAATCGGAGAAAGCTACAGACATTGCCCATCCTCTTTCCCTAGATCATTATTTCATTATATAATTTCCCTCAGTATGATACCATAAGCTGTACAACATTTCTACCCAATGTTCATGCAATTTTTTTGTCTTGCTTCAGAGGTATTTCTAATGTCGAAATTGTTCTAAAATATACTGCTGGAACATCGGTTCTACGAAAACGTAACTCCCCCGAGCTGTTTTTTCTATAACTGCCCTGCCAAGCAGGAGGTCAATGGCCCGTTTGACTTTATCGGGATAAATCCCTTCCTCGTAGGCATTTTCACCCAGCGCATGCCGGTATAGGACCCTGCGCACCTGGGGACGTACACTTAAATCATCCAGCATTTCATCGAAGATGTGAGAAAGAGCCAGCGTAGCCCGTTCATACCCCAGGTGCACGAGGTCATGGGTAATGACATCATTTCCCGTTTCCAAAATCGAAAAATTTGAAATTACCGGTCCAAAAACTCTTGACTAAAATCGGTGATTTTTATATACTAATAATAGTAATTATTACTTTTTTTTTATTGAAAGGGGGTAAAGTGTGGCAATAGATGTTGAAGGCTTGATCAATGAAGTTTCAAGATGCTGTCTGGGAGAGACTGAATGCGGAAAATGCGACTGGGATAATTGCTTAATTGCATATTGCAAAAAAATCCTCACAACTTCTTTGAAAGAAAGAACCGAATTTATAGATGGCGGAATTGAAAATTTGCCTTATTACGATACAAAGATTTACGATGAGATAGAGGCAGCAAGTGCCGTGGGATATTTGCTCAATCAGTGCAGGAACTGCAACCTTTACCACGACGAAAATTGCATAATCAATATAATAAGAAGCGCATTAGAGATTATACTGCTAGGGGAACCTCAGGAATACAAGGGTAGCGTCTTTGTCTATCTGAACGACATAAAAAAGGTAAATGAAAAGATAGCAGATAAGATTTTTGAAGCATATCACCGGAGGAAAAACGATAATAAATGATTTAAAATAAA from Caldanaerovirga acetigignens includes the following:
- a CDS encoding DUF47 domain-containing protein — protein: MKRKKNVNYYYETFVEMIDYSLKAAELLNSVMSNFKRQNVRAKIKEMHLIEHSADELRHKMIKKLAREFITPIEREDIMALANAIDTLTDMIEDVLIRIYMYNIQEIKEYAIMMVKVVVRACHLLKEAFEEFPNFRKSEKLHRLIVEVNKLEEEGDALYTEATRNIYVHCDNCKELLGWDMTYHYLEKCCDACEDVADILENIIMKNT
- a CDS encoding inorganic phosphate transporter codes for the protein MSVAFSDFLGHVLSNKALMITVLLMMGVIFVNGWTDATNAIATCISTRSISPRAAIVMAAVFNFIGGFVMTIMNPMVAETIYNMVDFGADARNALVALCAALFAIVLWATAAWWFGIPTSESHALIAGVSGAAIALQGGIGGINPAEWIKVIYGLGLSLFLGFFTGWATVKTTEIVLRGFNRRKLYTPLRFAQIISAAGMAFMHGAQDGQKFMGVFMLGIFLAQGQASVTKFVIPLWLIVLCSLVIALGTSLGGMRIIKSIGLDMVKLETYQGFSADLAGVICLFIASVFGLPVSTTHTKTTAIMGVGAAKRISAVNWGIVKEMFLAWVLTFPGCGLISFLMALAFMKVF